A genomic region of Antennarius striatus isolate MH-2024 chromosome 16, ASM4005453v1, whole genome shotgun sequence contains the following coding sequences:
- the LOC137609352 gene encoding MICAL-like protein 1 isoform X2 has product MSNMTEDLPSPKALRDWCRVSCAPYPCVEIKNMSTSFRDGLAFCAIIHKHRPDLIDYSSLCKEDAYQNNKLAFEIAEMKLGIPALLDPKEMVSTQVPDSLSVITYLFQYYNFFNRSSYGLASLRLSYVTVSNNQTSSQTPDHLKPEGSATYLVNSGEDRLSKTRSQTVCTLCFKPVHLIQRHFIDRQVYHRSCFRCKLCHSTLLRESYKQGCDPGSLICSHHTSNKSPDHHLRTGSTENRPRCAFQIAYFSLGGLPITSVPHYPKTTESQDRLVYQTAAIEWKEMQESSRETRDGKNRDLTSGLKRKVKRQAPLPPSHDKAAEPIPADSKAQQEPVKTVSEPSQLSSLSTQVTEGSSRLVSPPAGGLSSSRDPVLAPRAKPSQTMDSPPTTGSSSSHHKFSSLSHSTRPTSHRPKVNTKHPWLTIINPGPWGQLPPAKAIQPKPASWYRPKVRAPNPFGEDFDKVTQNKNATSEHGEQTNSSVEATHPGNEDNLTGVTNTASGSGESAGDSNPFDVSIVEETGDTVESQAGVAEEATSGSPVDSPEARSQTSHRSLPVSCITSAQSQSPLLPADTIEAEEHERDEIITCQSQAVCTENPFHEETEMPQSSIFEVLPSDLNPGHGFPLIKRKVQTDQDISTEGLQMEMKELYKQLEAMERQGVELEKNLRECTNDKNEEQMLKEWFILIHDRHILVRRDTELVHLKAQQKLEEKQADVEYRLRCLLNKPESDWSQEDRSLERQLMDELVAIIEQRNQIICNLDQDKQRERGEDLLLEAIMENKACKYDISPQSCRKRD; this is encoded by the exons ATGTCAAATATGACAGAAGACCTGCCATCGCCTAAAGCTTTACGGGACTGGTGCCGCGTCTCCTGCGCCCCTTACCCCTGTGTGGAGATTAAAAACATGTCCACATCGTTCAGAGACGGACTCGCCTTTTGTGCCATTATCCACAAGCACCGACCTGATTTAAT AGATTACAGCTCCCTCTGCAAAGAGGATGCATATCAAAATAACAAACTG GCTTTTGAGATTGCAGAGATGAAGCTGGGCATCCCTGCATTGCTAGACCCAAAGGAAATGGTTTCCACCCAGGTGCCTGATAGCTTGAGCGTAATCACCTACCTTTTCCAGTACTACAACTTCTTCAACAGGAGCTCCTATG GTCTTGCTAGTTTGAGGTTGTCATATGTCACTGTATCAAACAACCAAACAAGTAGTCAAACTCCAGACCATCTGAAACCTGAAGGG AGTGCGACGTATCTCGTAAACAGTGGAGAAGATCGTTTATCCAAGACAAGGTCACAGACAGTGTGTACTTTGTGTTTTAAGCCTGTCCACCTCATCCAGCGACATTTCATTGACAGACAAGTCTACCATCGCAGCTGTTTCAG GTGTAAACTGTGCCACAGCACTCTATTACGAGAGTCTTATAAACAGGGATGTGATCCTGGCTCCTTGATCTGCTCTCACCATACAAGCAATAAAAGTCCTGATCACCATCTGCGAACTGGGTCGACTGAGAACCGTCCCAGATGTGCTTTTCAAATTGCTTATTTTTCCTTGGGCGGATTGCCGATCACCAGTGTCCCACATTACCCTAAGACAACAGAGTCACAAGACAGACTGGTTTATCAAACTGCAGCAATCGAATGGAAAGAAATGCAGGAGAGTAGCAGAGAAACGAGAGATGGAAAAAACAGAGATCTCACAAGTGGCCTCAAGAGGAAGGTAAAGAGGCAAGCTCCTCTTCCCCCCTCTCATGACAAAGCTGCCGAACCCATTCCAGCTGACAGCAAGGCACAGCAAGAACCAGTGAAGACCGTTTCTGAGCCCTCTCAGCTCTCTTCTCTTTCTACGCAAGTGACAGAAGGAAGCAGTCGGCTGGTTTCACCGCCTGCAGGCGGGTTAAGCTCATCCAGAGACCCCGTTCTAGCACCCAGAGCCAAGCCTTCCCAGACAATGGACAGCCCTCCTACCACCG GCAGTTCATCCAGTCACCATAAGTTTTCGTCCTTAAGTCACAG CACCAGACCAACCAGTCATCGGCCTAAAGTGAACACCAAACATCCATGGTTGACGATCATCAATCCTGGACCCTGGGGACAGCTGCCACCTGCTAAAGCTATTCAACCCAAACCGGCCTCATGGTACAGACCTAAAGTCCGCGCTCCCAATCCATTTGGGGAGGATTTTGATAAGGTCACTCAGAATAAAAACGCCACATCCGAGCATGGAGAGCAGACCAATTCTTCAGTGGAAGCTACCCACCCAGGGAATGAAGACAATCTGACTGGGGTTACTAACACAGCGAGTGGCTCAGGTGAATCAGCTGGAGATAGTAATCCCTTTGATGTATCAATTGTGGAAGAAACTGGAGACACGGTAGAAAGTCAAGCAGGTGTGGCCGAAGAAGCAACATCAGGGTCACCAGTTGACTCACCTGAAGCACGGAGTCAGACCTCGCACAGGAGTCTCCCTGTTTCATGCATCACATCTGCTCAAAGTCAGTCTCCCCTTTTACCTGCTGACACAATTGAGGCTGAAGAACATGAACGTGACGAGATCATAACATGTCAAAGTCAG GCGGTCTGCACAGAGAACCCTTTTCATGAAGAGACTGAAATGCCCCAGTCAAGCATTTTTGAGGTTCTCCCATCTGACCTGAACCCTGGACATGGCTTCCCACTCATCAAGAGAAAG GTGCAAACAGACCAAGATATTTCCACAGAAGGTCttcagatggagatgaaggaaCTGTATAAACAATTGGAGGCGATGGAACGACAAGGAGTTGAACTGGAGAAGAATCTTAGAGAGTGTACAAATG ATAAAAATGAAGAACAAATGCTTAAGGAGTGGTTCATTCTAATCCATGACAGACATATTCTGGTCCGCCGAGACACCGAGCTGGTTCACCT GAAAGCGCAGCAGAAGTTAGAGGAGAAGCAGGCAGATGTGGAGTACAGGCTCAGATGTCTCCTTAATAAACCAG AGAGTGACTGGAGTCAGGAGGACCGAAGTCTAGAGAGGCAGCTAATGGATGAGCTGGTCGCCATCATCGAACAGAGGAATCAGATCATTTGCAACTTGGATCAGGACAAGCAGAG GGAAAGAGGAGAAGATTTGCTTTTAGAAGCCATAATGGAGAACAAAG CATGTAAATATGACATCTCTCCTCAGAGTTGCAGAAAGAGGGATTAA
- the LOC137609352 gene encoding MICAL-like protein 1 isoform X1, whose product MSNMTEDLPSPKALRDWCRVSCAPYPCVEIKNMSTSFRDGLAFCAIIHKHRPDLIDYSSLCKEDAYQNNKLAFEIAEMKLGIPALLDPKEMVSTQVPDSLSVITYLFQYYNFFNRSSYGLASLRLSYVTVSNNQTSSQTPDHLKPEGSATYLVNSGEDRLSKTRSQTVCTLCFKPVHLIQRHFIDRQVYHRSCFRCKLCHSTLLRESYKQGCDPGSLICSHHTSNKSPDHHLRTGSTENRPRCAFQIAYFSLGGLPITSVPHYPKTTESQDRLVYQTAAIEWKEMQESSRETRDGKNRDLTSGLKRKVKRQAPLPPSHDKAAEPIPADSKAQQEPVKTVSEPSQLSSLSTQVTEGSSRLVSPPAGGLSSSRDPVLAPRAKPSQTMDSPPTTGSSSSHHKFSSLSHSTRPTSHRPKVNTKHPWLTIINPGPWGQLPPAKAIQPKPASWYRPKVRAPNPFGEDFDKVTQNKNATSEHGEQTNSSVEATHPGNEDNLTGVTNTASGSGESAGDSNPFDVSIVEETGDTVESQAGVAEEATSGSPVDSPEARSQTSHRSLPVSCITSAQSQSPLLPADTIEAEEHERDEIITCQSQAVCTENPFHEETEMPQSSIFEVLPSDLNPGHGFPLIKRKVQTDQDISTEGLQMEMKELYKQLEAMERQGVELEKNLRECTNDKNEEQMLKEWFILIHDRHILVRRDTELVHLKAQQKLEEKQADVEYRLRCLLNKPESDWSQEDRSLERQLMDELVAIIEQRNQIICNLDQDKQRERGEDLLLEAIMENKELQKEGLKELKKSKGKFKLTKVFKMMHHKEENVKQPTDNQS is encoded by the exons ATGTCAAATATGACAGAAGACCTGCCATCGCCTAAAGCTTTACGGGACTGGTGCCGCGTCTCCTGCGCCCCTTACCCCTGTGTGGAGATTAAAAACATGTCCACATCGTTCAGAGACGGACTCGCCTTTTGTGCCATTATCCACAAGCACCGACCTGATTTAAT AGATTACAGCTCCCTCTGCAAAGAGGATGCATATCAAAATAACAAACTG GCTTTTGAGATTGCAGAGATGAAGCTGGGCATCCCTGCATTGCTAGACCCAAAGGAAATGGTTTCCACCCAGGTGCCTGATAGCTTGAGCGTAATCACCTACCTTTTCCAGTACTACAACTTCTTCAACAGGAGCTCCTATG GTCTTGCTAGTTTGAGGTTGTCATATGTCACTGTATCAAACAACCAAACAAGTAGTCAAACTCCAGACCATCTGAAACCTGAAGGG AGTGCGACGTATCTCGTAAACAGTGGAGAAGATCGTTTATCCAAGACAAGGTCACAGACAGTGTGTACTTTGTGTTTTAAGCCTGTCCACCTCATCCAGCGACATTTCATTGACAGACAAGTCTACCATCGCAGCTGTTTCAG GTGTAAACTGTGCCACAGCACTCTATTACGAGAGTCTTATAAACAGGGATGTGATCCTGGCTCCTTGATCTGCTCTCACCATACAAGCAATAAAAGTCCTGATCACCATCTGCGAACTGGGTCGACTGAGAACCGTCCCAGATGTGCTTTTCAAATTGCTTATTTTTCCTTGGGCGGATTGCCGATCACCAGTGTCCCACATTACCCTAAGACAACAGAGTCACAAGACAGACTGGTTTATCAAACTGCAGCAATCGAATGGAAAGAAATGCAGGAGAGTAGCAGAGAAACGAGAGATGGAAAAAACAGAGATCTCACAAGTGGCCTCAAGAGGAAGGTAAAGAGGCAAGCTCCTCTTCCCCCCTCTCATGACAAAGCTGCCGAACCCATTCCAGCTGACAGCAAGGCACAGCAAGAACCAGTGAAGACCGTTTCTGAGCCCTCTCAGCTCTCTTCTCTTTCTACGCAAGTGACAGAAGGAAGCAGTCGGCTGGTTTCACCGCCTGCAGGCGGGTTAAGCTCATCCAGAGACCCCGTTCTAGCACCCAGAGCCAAGCCTTCCCAGACAATGGACAGCCCTCCTACCACCG GCAGTTCATCCAGTCACCATAAGTTTTCGTCCTTAAGTCACAG CACCAGACCAACCAGTCATCGGCCTAAAGTGAACACCAAACATCCATGGTTGACGATCATCAATCCTGGACCCTGGGGACAGCTGCCACCTGCTAAAGCTATTCAACCCAAACCGGCCTCATGGTACAGACCTAAAGTCCGCGCTCCCAATCCATTTGGGGAGGATTTTGATAAGGTCACTCAGAATAAAAACGCCACATCCGAGCATGGAGAGCAGACCAATTCTTCAGTGGAAGCTACCCACCCAGGGAATGAAGACAATCTGACTGGGGTTACTAACACAGCGAGTGGCTCAGGTGAATCAGCTGGAGATAGTAATCCCTTTGATGTATCAATTGTGGAAGAAACTGGAGACACGGTAGAAAGTCAAGCAGGTGTGGCCGAAGAAGCAACATCAGGGTCACCAGTTGACTCACCTGAAGCACGGAGTCAGACCTCGCACAGGAGTCTCCCTGTTTCATGCATCACATCTGCTCAAAGTCAGTCTCCCCTTTTACCTGCTGACACAATTGAGGCTGAAGAACATGAACGTGACGAGATCATAACATGTCAAAGTCAG GCGGTCTGCACAGAGAACCCTTTTCATGAAGAGACTGAAATGCCCCAGTCAAGCATTTTTGAGGTTCTCCCATCTGACCTGAACCCTGGACATGGCTTCCCACTCATCAAGAGAAAG GTGCAAACAGACCAAGATATTTCCACAGAAGGTCttcagatggagatgaaggaaCTGTATAAACAATTGGAGGCGATGGAACGACAAGGAGTTGAACTGGAGAAGAATCTTAGAGAGTGTACAAATG ATAAAAATGAAGAACAAATGCTTAAGGAGTGGTTCATTCTAATCCATGACAGACATATTCTGGTCCGCCGAGACACCGAGCTGGTTCACCT GAAAGCGCAGCAGAAGTTAGAGGAGAAGCAGGCAGATGTGGAGTACAGGCTCAGATGTCTCCTTAATAAACCAG AGAGTGACTGGAGTCAGGAGGACCGAAGTCTAGAGAGGCAGCTAATGGATGAGCTGGTCGCCATCATCGAACAGAGGAATCAGATCATTTGCAACTTGGATCAGGACAAGCAGAG GGAAAGAGGAGAAGATTTGCTTTTAGAAGCCATAATGGAGAACAAAG AGTTGCAGAAAGAGGGATTAAAAGAGTTGAAGAAGTCAAAAGGAAAGTTCAAGCTCACCAAA
- the LOC137610377 gene encoding probable ATP-dependent RNA helicase DDX17: MRGSYGDRDRDRGRDRGPRFGSSRGGPPQGRKFGNPGERLRKKRWDLDELPKFEKNFYTEHSEVQRLSQFDVDEYRRKKEITVRGSGCPKPVTNFHQAQFPQYVMDVLRQQNFKEPTAIQAQGFPLALSGRDMVGIAQTGSGKTLAYLLPAIVHINHQPYLERGDGPICLVLAPTRELAQQVQQVASDYGKSSRIKSTCVYGGAPKGPQLRDLERGVEICIATPGRLIDFLESGKTNLRRCTYLVLDEADRMLDMGFEPQIRKIVDQIRPDRQTLMWSATWPKEVRQLAEDFLKDSVQINVGALELSANHNILQIVDVCMESEKDNKLIQLMEEIMAEKENKTIIFVETKKRCDDLTRRMRRDGWPAMCIHGDKSQPERDWVLSEFRSGKAPILIATDVASRGLDVEDVKFVINYDYPNSSEDYIHRIGRTARSTNKGTAYTFFTPGNLRQARELIKVLEEARQAINPKLLQLVDSGRGGGGGGGRSRFRGSSNSNNPNLMYQDECDRRMRSVGGGGSTKESRSSVYSRDSRSGGGRDGDRSSTSSYNRDRSGRDGRSYSSSSNSNSFDQYQNNNSSSRASSGSGGSVAGQPTPPASGPQPLMAQQFNPPQPMLGLMGHATFQFAAPSNRK; encoded by the exons ATGAGAGGTTCGTATGGAGACAGAGACCGAGACCGTGGGCGTGACAGAGG CCCTCGTTTTGGGTCCAGCAGAGGCGGCCCACCCCAAGGTAGAAAGTTTGGGAACCCTGGTGAGCGTCTGCGAAAGAAGAGATGGGACCTGGATGAGCTTCCCAAATTTGAGAAGAACTTTTATACGGAACATTCGGAAGTGCAGAGGTTGAGCCAG TTTGACGTTGATGAGTATCGCAGGAAGAAAGAAATAACTGTTCGTGGCTCAGGCTGTCCAAAACCTGTCACCAACTTCCATCAGGCACAATTTCCTC AATATGTAATGGATGTACTGAGGCAGCAAAATTTCAAAGAACCCACGGCCATTCAGGCACAAGGTTTTCCTCTGGCCCTCAGCGGTAGAGACATGGTGGGCATTGCTCAGACCGGATCTGGGAAGACCTTAGCG TATCTCCTGCCTGCTATTGTGCACATCAATCATCAGCCGTACTTGGAGCGTGGAGATGGACCCATT TGCTTGGTTCTGGCCCCCACAAGAGAACTGGCGCAGCAAGTCCAGCAGGTGGCGTCTGACTACGGAAAGTCGTCACGTATCAAAAGcacgtgtgtgtatgggggggctCCCAAAGGACCTCAGCTCCGAGACCTGGAGAGAG GAGTTGAGATCTGCATCGCAACCCCGGGTCGTCTGATTGACTTCCTCGAGTCTGGAAAGACCAACTTGCGACGCTGCACATACCTTGTTCTGGATGAAGCAGACCGTATGCTGGATATGGGTTTTGAACCACAGATTCGCAAAATAGTGGACCAGATCAGG CCTGACAGACAGACCCTAATGTGGAGCGCTACCTGGCCTAAAGAGGTTCGACAGCTGGCAGAGGACTTTCTGAAAGACTCTGTCCAAATAAATGTGGGAGCCCTGGAGCTCAGCGCCAACCACAACATCCTTCAGATAGTTGATGTCTGTATGGAGAGTGAGAAGGACAACAA GTTAATTCAGCTAATGGAGGAGATTATGGCTGAGAAAGAGAATAAAACCATTATCTTTGTGGAGACCAAGAAGCGATGTGACGATCTCACACGCAGGATGAGACGAGATGG GTGGCCGGCGATGTGCATTCACGGGGACAAGAGCCAACCAGAGAGAGATTGGGTGTtgtcag AATTTCGTAGTGGTAAAGCTCCAATCCTCATTGCTACCGATGTGGCCTCACGTGGTTTGG ATGTGGAGGATGTGAAGTTTGTTATTAATTATGACTACCCCAACTCATCGGAGGACTACATCCATCGAATCGGTCGCACGGCGCGCAGCACCAACAAAGGCACCGCCTACACCTTCTTTACTCCAGGGAACCTCCGCCAGGCTCGCGAGCTGATCAAGGTGCTGGAGGAGGCGCGGCAGGCCATCAACCCCAAACTACTGCAGTTGGTCGATTCGGGACGTGGGGGAGGCGGAGGAG GTGGCCGTTCCCGTTTCCGTGGCAGCTCCAACTCTAACAATCCCAACCTCATGTACCAGGATGAGTGTGACAGACGAATGCGTTCagtgggtgggggtggaagCACCAAAGAAAGCCGCAGCAGCGTCTATAGCCGGGATAGCCGTAGCGGAGGGGGGCGGGACGGGGAtcgctcctccacctcctcctacAACAGAGATCGCAGTGGGAGGGACGGACGCAGCTACAGCTCCAGTTCCAACTCCAACTCGTTCGACCAGTACCAGAATAACAACAGCAGCTCACGGGCCAGTTCTGGGTCGGGGGGCAGTGTAGCGGGACAGCCCACACCTCCTGCATCTGGCCCCCAGCCTTTGATGGCTCAGCAGTTTAACCCTCCCCAGCCCATGCTGGGGCTGATGGGACACGCGACATTCCAATTTGCTGCTCCGTCAAACAGAAAGTAA
- the gga1 gene encoding ADP-ribosylation factor-binding protein GGA1, whose product MAAPPDAESLESRINRATNPLNRDTDWISIHAFCDQLNNDLEGPQLATRLLAHKIQSPQEWEAMQALLVLETCMKSCGKRFHSEVGKFRFLNELIKVVSPKYLGSRSPEPVKKKVLELIYSWTLGLPDEAKISDAYQMLKKQGIIKQDPELPPDKLLNLPPPRPKNAIFEDEEKSKMLSRLLNSSHPDDLKAANKLIKEMVQEDQKRAEKVSKRVNTIHEVKESVSLLTQLLQDYDSTASNQSNAELIQDLYQRCEKMRPTLFRLASDTEDNDEALAEILQANDSLTHVINLYKQQVKGEIVNGNNTLNTQKQTGGTALLDLSGLETSPSLPEFPTPTDGLNAPSQEMGISLLDDELMSLGLSEGTHTSNPPSQPEDSTAWDSFQSSDSIDTDVPAAPSVLLSPDPPSHSQPLSSGSTLGNSALDELDLLGKKLLQQSLPPESLQVKWDKQQSKPTLRDLQSKSGPSVALNPIPVFSAEPLNSQSGLRTTLLDVSLAHTETPAAEVTLADVFVPLESIKPSSLLPVTVFDGHSLRVLFHFARDSPPSRPEVLVVIISMLSSAPVPVTNINFQITAPKTMAVKLQPPSGTELPAFNPILPPAAVTQILLLANPNKEKVQLQYRLAFTMGEQENIERGNLEQFPPADTWGNL is encoded by the exons ATGGCTGCGCCGCCCGATGCGGAGAGTTTGGAGTCTCGTATCA ACAGAGCCACAAACCCACTGAACAGAGACACAGACTGGATCAGCATCCATGCCTTCTGTGATCAGCTCAACAATGATTTGGAAGG ACCTCAGCTGGCCACCAGGCTCCTGGCCCATAAGATCCAGTCTCCACAGGAGTGGGAGGCCATGCAGGCCTTGCTG GTTCTGGAAACATGCATGAAAAGTTGTGGTAAAAGGTTTCACAGTGAAGTGGGCAAATTCCGTTTTCTCAATGAACTCATCAAAGTAGTTTCTCCAAAG TACCTGGGTTCACGGTCACCAGAGCCAGTAAAAAAGAAGGTTTTGGAGTTAATCTATAGCTGGACTTTAGGGTTGCCGGATGAAGCCAAGATCTCAGATGCCTATCAGATGCTGAAGAAACAAG GTATTATTAAACAAGATCCAGAGCTGCCACCTGACAAACTCCTGAACCTTCCTCCACCCAGACCCAAGAATGCCATATTTGAGGACGAGGAGAAGTCAAAG ATGTTGTCTCGCCTGTTGAACAGCTCGCACCCGGATGACCTGAAAGCTGCcaacaaactcatcaaagaaATGGTCCAAGAG GATCAGAAAAGAGCTGAGAAGGTATCAAAGAGGGTGAACACCATTCATGAGGTGAAGGAGAGCGTCAGTCTCCTCACTCAGCTTCTGCAGGACTATGACAGCACCGCCAGCAATCAGAGCAATGCTGAGCTCATACAG GACCTGTACCAGCGCTGCGAGAAAATGAGACCTACACTGTTCAGACTAGCCAGCGATACAGAGGACAACGATGAGGCTCTGG CGGAGATCCTGCAGGCCAATGACAGCCTGACACACGTCATCAACCTGTACAAGCAGCAGGTGAAGGGGGAGATAGTGAACGGCAACAACACATTAAACACGCAGAAGCAAACAG GGGGGACGGCGTTGTTAGACCTGTCAGGATTGGAAACGTCGCCTTCCCTCCCAGAGTTTCCCACTCCAACAGACGGCCTCAATGCCCCCTCGCAAGAGATGGGAATCAGTCTCCTGGATGATGAGCTCATGTCACTCG GTTTAAGTGAAGGAACACACACCTCCAATCCTCCCTCACAACCTGAGGACTCCACAGCCTGGGACTCCTTCCAG TCATCTGACAGCATAGACACAGACGTCCCAGCAGCACCCAGTGTCCTCCTGAGCCCAGACCCCCCCTCCCATTCTCAGCCCCTTTCCTCTGGCTCCACACTCGGGAACTCGGCCCTGGATGAACTCGACCTGCTGGGaaagaagctgctgcagcagtcCCTGCCTCCAGAGAGCCTACAGGTCAAATG GGACAAGCAGCAGTCCAAACCAACACTGAGAGACCTTCAGAGTAAGTCTGGGCCCAGTGTTGCCCTGAACCCCATCCCAGTCTTCTCTGCCGAGCCCCTCAACTCTCAGTCCGGCCTCAGAACGACGTTGCTGGATGTGTCCCTGGCCCACACTGAGACTCCTGCTGCAGAAGTCACACTAGCTGATGTTTTTGTACCGCTAGAATCCATTAAGCCTA GTAGTCTTTTACCTGTGACTGTGTTTGATGGACACAGTCTGCGGGTTCTTTTTCACTTCGCTCGTGACTCGCCTCCGTCTCGTCCTGAAGTGTTGGTGGTGATCATCTCCATGCTGTCATCCGCTCCCGTCCCTGTCACCAACATTAACTTCCAGATCACAGCTCCAAAG ACGATGGCAGTGAAGCTGCAGCCTCCATCAGGAACTGAGCTGCCAGCTTTCAACCCCATCCTCCCTcctgctgctgtcacacagaTCCTACTGCTGGCAAACCCAAACAAG GAGAAAGTGCAGCTGCAGTATAGACTGGCCTTCACCATGGGGGAACAGGAGAACATTGAGAGGGGCAATCTAGAACAGTTTCCTCCTGCGGATACCTGGGGGAATCTATAG